The following are encoded in a window of Brevibacillus sp. DP1.3A genomic DNA:
- a CDS encoding TetR/AcrR family transcriptional regulator has translation MSENSLPTPVLTKKGQETRKKILDAAEHVFGELGYYDASIVLITQHAQVSQGTFYNYFESKKAIYDELIRQLSRELRSTIKEAIMAATTQEENLRLGFLAFFRWIKHHRNMYSIIQQAALVDQELYRWYYAKLAAGYVRSLKNAMNEGAFREMDHETLAYCLMSIGQFIGMRWVYWENEDVPEEVLETAMSMIMKGIAAKP, from the coding sequence GTGTCAGAAAATAGTCTGCCTACCCCTGTTTTAACCAAGAAAGGACAGGAAACCCGCAAAAAAATACTGGATGCCGCAGAGCATGTGTTTGGTGAGCTAGGCTATTATGATGCGTCCATCGTCTTGATCACACAGCATGCACAGGTATCCCAAGGAACGTTTTACAATTATTTCGAGTCGAAGAAAGCGATTTATGATGAATTGATCAGGCAGCTGAGCAGAGAGCTTCGTTCGACGATCAAAGAAGCGATCATGGCAGCAACCACGCAAGAAGAGAATTTGCGCCTAGGATTTCTGGCCTTTTTTCGTTGGATCAAACATCATCGCAACATGTACAGCATTATTCAACAGGCTGCGCTCGTCGACCAGGAGCTGTATCGCTGGTATTACGCCAAACTGGCAGCGGGGTACGTACGAAGTCTGAAGAACGCCATGAACGAAGGTGCGTTTCGAGAGATGGATCATGAGACGCTGGCTTATTGTCTCATGTCGATCGGACAATTCATCGGGATGCGTTGGGTTTACTGGGAAAATGAAGACGTACCGGAAGAGGTGTTAGAAACAGCTATGTCGATGATTATGAAAGGGATTGCTGCCAAGCCGTAA
- a CDS encoding C40 family peptidase: MTKRDWVMKSTVAVMLSTSLLMGGQAGVVAAKTQDSKQSEVANIATSLIGKDYEYKAKGPKQFGSAELATYAYKQVGISIGSTISSLYKTGTKVSEKSVAPGDLVFFASSGSGSPTFMGIYIGSDQFVYSSKGEDEVVVKKYSKYSDKFVGARRVIDSSGNTPSKPEQPVSKTADQVIKNGEKYMGTKYKYGSSSSTTNTFDCSSFTQRVFKEAGITLPRDSRQQSTVGKSVSKSNLQKGDLIFMKASVTSSSDRITHVAIYAGDGKILHTYGSPGVTYSKYDGTNWEKRTVQIKRVI; this comes from the coding sequence GTGACGAAACGAGATTGGGTAATGAAGTCAACAGTAGCAGTCATGCTGAGTACGTCCCTGTTAATGGGTGGTCAAGCTGGAGTAGTGGCCGCTAAGACACAAGATTCAAAACAGTCAGAGGTTGCAAATATTGCTACTTCTTTGATCGGGAAGGATTACGAGTACAAAGCAAAGGGACCGAAGCAATTCGGATCAGCGGAGCTGGCTACGTATGCGTACAAACAAGTAGGGATTTCCATCGGGAGCACAATCTCTAGCCTGTACAAGACTGGGACTAAAGTATCCGAAAAAAGCGTGGCGCCAGGAGATTTGGTGTTCTTCGCCTCTAGCGGAAGCGGCAGCCCAACTTTTATGGGAATATACATAGGCAGTGATCAATTCGTTTATTCTTCGAAAGGGGAAGACGAGGTAGTTGTAAAAAAATATTCGAAGTACAGTGACAAATTTGTAGGGGCTCGTCGTGTTATTGATTCCTCGGGGAATACGCCTAGCAAGCCAGAACAGCCTGTAAGCAAAACTGCCGATCAGGTCATTAAAAATGGTGAAAAGTATATGGGCACAAAATACAAATACGGCTCAAGCAGCAGTACGACCAATACATTCGACTGCTCTTCCTTTACACAGCGCGTGTTTAAAGAAGCGGGCATTACATTGCCGCGCGATTCCCGCCAGCAATCTACTGTGGGGAAATCTGTTTCCAAGAGCAATCTGCAAAAAGGTGATCTGATCTTCATGAAGGCATCGGTAACCAGTTCTTCTGATCGGATTACACACGTAGCTATTTATGCAGGGGATGGGAAAATCCTGCACACTTACGGTAGTCCTGGTGTGACTTATTCCAAGTACGATGGAACGAATTGGGAAAAGCGCACAGTTCAAATCAAGCGCGTCATTTAA
- a CDS encoding fumarylacetoacetate hydrolase family protein yields the protein MESVKNVYCIGRNYRLHAAELGNDVPTKPMIFDKPTHALAMANGEAIELPASRGELHYEAELVIHIARPYEVGATLDDMIDKIALGIDFTLRDVQSELKKAGHPWLLAKGFKNSAILTSFHPFPGIHELHQTDFSLLKNGEQVQRGNLRDLIFDLETIIAYISEHLGLEQGDIIYTGTPAGVGPVTDGDVLTLNWGEETWGQFTAKMK from the coding sequence ATGGAGTCAGTCAAAAATGTTTACTGTATCGGTCGCAACTATCGATTGCATGCTGCGGAGTTGGGGAACGATGTGCCAACCAAGCCAATGATCTTTGATAAACCAACACATGCGCTTGCAATGGCAAATGGCGAGGCCATTGAGCTTCCGGCATCGCGTGGAGAGCTCCATTATGAGGCAGAGCTTGTGATTCACATAGCGAGACCGTATGAGGTTGGAGCTACACTTGACGATATGATTGACAAAATAGCACTCGGGATCGACTTTACTTTGCGGGATGTTCAGAGTGAACTGAAGAAAGCGGGGCATCCATGGTTGTTGGCAAAAGGGTTTAAAAATTCAGCAATTTTGACGTCTTTTCATCCTTTTCCTGGTATCCATGAGCTGCACCAAACCGATTTCTCCTTGCTGAAAAATGGAGAGCAAGTGCAACGCGGCAATCTCCGTGATCTGATTTTTGATTTGGAAACCATTATTGCCTATATTTCCGAACATCTAGGCCTGGAACAAGGGGATATCATTTACACGGGGACGCCAGCGGGGGTAGGACCTGTTACGGATGGAGATGTCCTCACTCTCAACTGGGGAGAAGAGACCTGGGGGCAGTTTACGGCGAAAATGAAATAG
- a CDS encoding VanW family protein, translated as MKKVRHWPISMATVVLVFSLGMNYAPERAMALQVDPLSPALELQEKQQEKYVEKMDLKEEEVLGFYYSSMKDSTDARKHNIKQALSKLHNEKIKPQQVFSFNEIVGNSNLPEDGWQKAGVIQNGQLVDDYGGGICQVSSTLYNAAAEAGMIMMERHNHSKSVGYVPMGQDATVAYGYKDFKFTNLYDFPVKIKAKSYDDEHVVIAIIRA; from the coding sequence ATGAAAAAAGTTCGGCATTGGCCGATCAGTATGGCGACAGTGGTCCTCGTGTTCTCGCTCGGTATGAACTACGCGCCTGAGCGTGCAATGGCGTTACAAGTGGATCCGTTATCTCCTGCTCTCGAGTTGCAGGAAAAGCAACAGGAAAAGTATGTGGAGAAGATGGACCTCAAGGAAGAGGAGGTTCTCGGCTTTTACTACTCATCGATGAAAGACAGCACAGATGCGCGTAAACATAACATCAAGCAAGCATTGAGCAAGCTTCATAATGAAAAAATCAAGCCGCAACAGGTGTTTTCTTTCAATGAAATAGTGGGAAACTCGAATTTGCCGGAGGATGGGTGGCAAAAGGCTGGGGTTATTCAGAACGGCCAACTCGTCGATGACTATGGAGGCGGGATTTGTCAAGTTTCTAGCACGCTTTACAATGCAGCTGCTGAAGCGGGGATGATCATGATGGAACGGCATAACCACAGCAAATCAGTGGGATACGTGCCAATGGGTCAAGATGCCACAGTAGCGTATGGCTATAAGGATTTTAAATTTACCAACTTGTATGATTTTCCTGTGAAAATCAAAGCAAAATCATACGATGACGAACATGTTGTGATTGCGATCATACGTGCGTAG
- a CDS encoding NAD(P)/FAD-dependent oxidoreductase — protein sequence MEEQLELFDVTIIGGGPAGMYAAFYSGMRDMKTKLIEAKEELGGRMLIYPEKMIWDVGGVPPQLCEKLVANLVEQAKTFDPTIVLGEAIIGLEPQEDGTYILVAKSGRRHWTRTIILALGRGILKMAKLEIEGAERYEVTNLYYTVQELEPFRGKHVLISGGGDSAVDWANELVQIAESVTVVHRRDVFGGHERNVKRMKESSAIVRTPYAVTQLQSSDKETIDKVTIRHLETDETEQIDVDAIIVNHGLKADFTGIKEWGLDMDEWNVFVSPRLVTNMPGIFAAGDFASFDSKITLIAGAFTDAAVAVNSAKLHIDPVADRMAYVSSHNQRFKEKNKALGVIDEDDE from the coding sequence GTGGAAGAACAGTTGGAGCTGTTTGATGTAACCATTATTGGCGGTGGCCCTGCGGGGATGTACGCTGCCTTTTATAGCGGAATGCGCGATATGAAGACGAAACTCATAGAAGCGAAAGAAGAGCTCGGTGGACGAATGTTGATCTATCCAGAAAAAATGATCTGGGATGTTGGCGGTGTACCACCACAACTATGTGAAAAGTTGGTTGCTAATCTGGTGGAGCAAGCGAAGACATTTGATCCCACCATCGTGCTGGGCGAGGCGATCATTGGACTGGAGCCACAAGAAGACGGCACGTACATACTCGTTGCAAAATCGGGGAGACGGCATTGGACCCGCACGATCATATTGGCTTTGGGCCGGGGTATTTTGAAAATGGCGAAGCTGGAGATCGAAGGAGCCGAGCGCTACGAGGTGACAAATCTTTATTATACAGTGCAGGAACTGGAGCCATTCCGTGGTAAGCACGTCCTCATCTCTGGGGGCGGGGACTCCGCGGTCGATTGGGCAAACGAACTGGTGCAAATTGCAGAGTCTGTAACTGTCGTGCATCGCCGTGATGTATTTGGTGGACATGAGCGGAATGTGAAGCGCATGAAAGAGTCATCTGCGATCGTTCGCACTCCATATGCGGTCACGCAATTGCAAAGCTCAGACAAAGAAACGATCGATAAAGTGACGATACGTCATCTGGAGACGGACGAGACGGAGCAAATCGATGTAGACGCCATCATCGTCAATCACGGATTGAAGGCCGATTTCACAGGGATTAAAGAGTGGGGCTTGGATATGGATGAGTGGAACGTGTTTGTTAGTCCTCGTCTGGTAACGAATATGCCAGGGATTTTTGCGGCAGGCGATTTTGCGAGCTTTGACAGCAAGATTACGTTGATCGCGGGAGCATTCACCGATGCTGCTGTGGCCGTAAACAGTGCCAAATTACACATAGACCCGGTAGCAGATCGGATGGCCTATGTTTCTTCCCATAACCAGCGTTTTAAAGAAAAGAACAAAGCCCTCGGGGTTATCGATGAGGATGACGAGTAG
- a CDS encoding NlpC/P60 family protein yields the protein MKKTSRLLTFLALFTLLPTAAHASSSAYVVSAGDTLSKIAREHQVSVDQIIQWNQLNDDRLSIGQTLSIHGANTSGSIATDIPSDVAVNQNDNATTESKELTAGEKARVTGDVLNVRKKPSTDAKVLGKLRIGSVVEVVETGSEWTKIEFEDREAYVATEFLSPNLTSTVSLPSEVNAEDLGRMKEIFEPLLNTPYVLGGTTPNGFDCSGFTSYVFEQLGVTLPRTSEDQFRGGQEVSLDQAQPGDLLFYDALGKGRVSHVAIYLGNGAIVHANGEDVRYGKVEYMHKLYPFYGVKRYANFQ from the coding sequence ATGAAAAAGACTTCGAGGCTACTCACCTTCCTCGCCCTCTTCACTCTGCTGCCTACTGCTGCCCATGCATCCTCATCGGCATATGTGGTATCAGCAGGTGATACGCTGAGCAAGATCGCTCGCGAGCATCAAGTATCGGTGGATCAAATCATCCAATGGAACCAACTGAATGATGATAGATTGTCAATTGGACAAACTTTGTCTATTCATGGTGCAAACACTTCTGGCTCCATTGCGACTGACATTCCTTCCGATGTAGCTGTCAATCAGAATGATAACGCTACCACTGAGTCTAAAGAACTAACCGCCGGTGAAAAGGCCCGCGTCACTGGTGACGTGCTGAATGTGCGTAAAAAGCCTTCGACTGACGCAAAAGTGTTAGGCAAGCTAAGAATCGGTTCCGTTGTAGAAGTTGTAGAAACAGGTAGTGAATGGACGAAAATCGAATTCGAAGATCGTGAAGCATATGTTGCTACAGAGTTCCTAAGTCCAAACCTCACTTCTACCGTTTCGCTGCCTTCCGAGGTAAATGCAGAAGATCTGGGTCGTATGAAGGAAATTTTTGAGCCATTACTCAATACACCATACGTCTTAGGTGGAACTACTCCGAATGGCTTTGATTGTAGTGGCTTTACTTCATACGTTTTTGAACAGCTTGGGGTTACACTTCCGCGCACTTCTGAAGATCAATTCCGTGGCGGCCAAGAAGTATCACTGGATCAAGCACAGCCTGGTGACCTCTTGTTCTACGATGCGCTTGGAAAAGGACGCGTGTCCCACGTAGCGATCTATCTGGGTAATGGGGCAATCGTTCATGCGAATGGCGAAGATGTTCGCTATGGCAAAGTCGAATACATGCATAAGCTCTACCCGTTTTACGGAGTGAAGCGTTACGCTAATTTCCAGTAG
- a CDS encoding M3 family oligoendopeptidase, producing the protein MNMRWNLNVLYSSFDAPEWKQDWEKLVREMEEIKGWAVQNLQSSEDAVAKMETYITMMTSVLQTQFRLYAYGELTASVDAKNEAALLAIEKVQNQAVELVEPGVQFQKWLGTLSNLDELISQSDLLETHRFMLTEMSDKSKYMLSEKEEIVLAKMKNTGSNAWTKLHEMLTSTLLVDITVDGEHKQLPLPVVRNMANEKDPQLRKTAYEAELAAYKKIDQAAAASLNGIKGEVITVAKLRGYESPLDKTLQDSRMDRETLEAMLQAMRESLPSFHQYFRTKAKLLGHESAQLPFYDLFAPVGEADMRFSYEESRDFIVKHFGSFSEKLANYAARAYDDQWIDAEIREGKRGGAFCYNLHIVGESRIMSNYTGSYSDVSTMAHELGHGYHGECLVNEAFLNSEYPMPIAETASILCETIIANAALEQATSEEAFAILENDISGASQVIVDIYSRYLFETAVFERRTEGALSVSTLNELMLQAQKDAYGDGLDPAALHPYMWVCKPHYYSADYNFYNFPYAFGLLFAKGLYAEYLKRGEAFVEQYDKLLSVTGKMSVADVAAIMDVDVRSVDFWRNSLSLVAKDIEKFVELASARLN; encoded by the coding sequence ATGAATATGCGCTGGAATTTGAACGTCTTGTATTCCTCGTTTGATGCGCCCGAATGGAAACAAGATTGGGAGAAGTTAGTACGTGAAATGGAAGAGATCAAAGGCTGGGCAGTTCAAAACTTGCAATCTTCAGAAGATGCAGTTGCGAAGATGGAGACATACATAACGATGATGACCTCCGTTCTGCAAACGCAGTTCCGCTTGTACGCCTACGGAGAGCTGACTGCAAGCGTTGATGCCAAGAATGAAGCAGCATTGCTCGCAATTGAAAAAGTACAGAATCAGGCAGTTGAGTTGGTTGAACCAGGCGTGCAGTTCCAAAAGTGGCTAGGAACGTTGAGCAACCTAGACGAGTTGATTAGCCAATCGGATCTGTTAGAGACACATCGCTTTATGTTGACAGAAATGTCAGACAAGAGCAAATACATGCTGAGCGAAAAAGAAGAAATCGTCCTGGCAAAAATGAAAAATACAGGGTCAAATGCATGGACAAAGCTCCATGAAATGCTGACGTCCACATTACTGGTAGACATTACAGTCGATGGCGAGCACAAACAGCTTCCATTGCCTGTGGTGCGGAACATGGCGAATGAAAAAGATCCGCAGCTGCGCAAAACGGCATACGAGGCGGAACTTGCCGCTTACAAAAAAATCGATCAAGCTGCTGCTGCCAGCTTGAATGGAATTAAGGGCGAGGTTATTACCGTAGCGAAGCTCAGAGGCTATGAATCGCCGCTGGATAAGACGTTGCAAGACTCCCGCATGGACCGCGAAACGCTCGAAGCGATGCTTCAGGCGATGCGTGAGAGCCTGCCATCCTTCCATCAATACTTCCGTACAAAGGCGAAGCTGCTCGGTCATGAGAGCGCTCAATTGCCGTTTTATGATTTGTTTGCGCCAGTGGGTGAGGCAGACATGCGCTTCTCGTATGAGGAATCCCGCGACTTCATCGTGAAGCACTTTGGTAGCTTTAGCGAAAAACTCGCCAACTATGCAGCACGAGCTTATGACGATCAGTGGATTGATGCTGAGATTCGTGAAGGCAAGCGTGGGGGGGCATTCTGCTACAACCTGCACATCGTAGGGGAGAGCAGAATTATGTCCAACTACACAGGCAGCTACAGCGATGTGAGCACAATGGCACATGAATTGGGACATGGCTATCACGGAGAATGTCTCGTAAACGAAGCATTCTTGAATAGCGAATACCCGATGCCAATCGCCGAAACCGCGTCCATTTTGTGTGAAACCATCATTGCCAATGCAGCGCTTGAACAAGCGACCTCCGAGGAAGCATTTGCGATTTTGGAAAATGATATTAGCGGAGCAAGTCAGGTGATCGTCGATATTTATAGCCGTTACTTGTTCGAGACTGCTGTATTTGAGCGCAGAACAGAAGGTGCCTTGTCTGTGTCCACTCTAAACGAACTGATGCTGCAAGCACAAAAGGACGCGTACGGAGATGGTTTGGATCCGGCAGCTCTACACCCGTACATGTGGGTATGCAAACCGCACTATTATAGCGCGGATTACAATTTCTACAACTTCCCGTATGCTTTTGGGCTCTTGTTCGCGAAAGGCTTGTACGCAGAGTATCTCAAGCGCGGGGAAGCTTTTGTTGAGCAGTACGACAAGCTCTTATCTGTTACAGGCAAAATGAGCGTTGCGGATGTAGCAGCCATCATGGATGTTGATGTACGCTCAGTCGATTTCTGGCGGAATTCACTCTCTTTGGTTGCAAAAGATATCGAGAAATTCGTTGAGCTCGCGTCTGCACGCCTGAACTAA
- a CDS encoding M20 family metallopeptidase, with translation MNQVISFVDEQEVVRLTQELVRIPSVFRPDQAGANEERVALFVADYLRNMGLQVFYEEVVPGRPNVIAFYDSGRPGKTLLFEAHTDVVTEGDRDAWSYDPFGGTISGGRIYGRGSCDTKGNLAAAICAVKAIQRSKQSFTGKILLCIPCDEESMMIGIKDFIRRGWANNVDAAIICEPEENQLCITQKGAMRAILRTFGKMAHGAMPLTGINPNTRMARAIVALEELERKEMARLGEHSMLGWPSITPTILQAPVKGDAQINVVPDQCMTTLDIRTVPGQDHQELYKEISAILEGLSKEDDKFKATLELIEERPWTLTGMKEEVVTSVASAYREITKKEPVYNGVPGATDGTFLHKAGIPILTTGAGDRHIPHHADEYVAIDQLVESTQLFALSALTFLTQPVRA, from the coding sequence ATGAATCAGGTGATATCCTTTGTTGACGAGCAGGAAGTTGTGCGCCTAACGCAGGAGCTAGTTAGAATTCCGAGTGTGTTTCGCCCAGATCAGGCAGGAGCGAATGAAGAGCGGGTCGCGCTATTTGTCGCCGATTATCTTCGCAATATGGGTTTGCAGGTCTTCTATGAAGAGGTTGTTCCAGGCAGACCGAATGTCATCGCTTTTTACGATTCGGGCAGGCCTGGCAAAACGCTTTTGTTCGAAGCCCATACGGATGTCGTAACAGAAGGGGACCGGGATGCTTGGAGCTACGACCCTTTTGGCGGGACAATATCTGGAGGACGTATCTACGGGCGTGGCTCCTGTGACACAAAAGGAAATCTGGCAGCCGCGATATGTGCAGTCAAAGCTATCCAACGATCCAAACAGTCTTTTACAGGCAAAATCCTCCTGTGCATCCCTTGCGATGAGGAGAGCATGATGATCGGGATCAAAGATTTTATCCGTCGCGGTTGGGCCAACAACGTCGATGCGGCGATCATCTGCGAACCAGAAGAAAATCAGCTCTGCATCACGCAAAAAGGAGCCATGAGAGCCATCCTTCGTACATTTGGCAAGATGGCGCATGGTGCCATGCCACTGACGGGAATCAATCCGAACACACGTATGGCACGCGCAATAGTCGCGTTAGAGGAGCTGGAACGCAAGGAAATGGCTCGTCTGGGAGAGCATTCGATGTTGGGATGGCCGAGTATCACTCCGACGATTTTGCAGGCACCGGTCAAAGGAGACGCCCAAATCAACGTCGTACCCGATCAATGCATGACCACACTTGATATTCGCACGGTCCCCGGGCAGGACCACCAGGAGTTGTACAAAGAAATCAGTGCCATATTAGAAGGATTAAGCAAAGAGGATGACAAGTTCAAAGCCACCTTGGAACTCATCGAAGAGCGTCCTTGGACCTTAACTGGCATGAAGGAAGAAGTCGTGACTTCTGTTGCGAGCGCCTATCGGGAAATCACGAAAAAAGAACCCGTATATAACGGTGTCCCAGGTGCGACAGATGGAACCTTCCTGCACAAAGCCGGCATTCCGATTTTGACGACAGGCGCCGGCGATCGCCACATCCCTCATCATGCTGATGAGTACGTAGCGATTGACCAATTGGTAGAATCCACCCAGCTTTTTGCCTTATCTGCATTGACGTTTTTGACGCAGCCAGTGCGAGCCTAA
- a CDS encoding P1 family peptidase → MTGTIVDVPGVLVGHAQNEETFTGCSVIMLEKPSVCGVDVRGSAPGTRETDLLDPVNLVSVVHAICLSGGSAYGLDAATGVMQYLEEQGIGLDVGYGVVPIVPAAVLFDQAVGDYRVRPDRQMGYEAAQAASRETIAQGNVGAGTGASVGKLNGFGNAMKSGLGTASVILPNGLVIGAIVAVNAVGHVVDPQSGTIIAGPRDEQGTIRDSMEIMRQQAFAPIPPGTNTTIAVVASNARLSKAEANKVAQMAHDGLARTIRPIHTMYDGDTIFAVATGEVETSVDLVGALSADVLAEAVIQAVKHAEEAGGLPSYRSYFQE, encoded by the coding sequence ATGACCGGAACGATAGTTGACGTACCCGGCGTTCTCGTCGGGCATGCACAAAACGAAGAAACATTTACAGGATGCAGTGTGATTATGCTGGAAAAGCCATCTGTCTGCGGCGTGGATGTCCGGGGTTCTGCCCCGGGCACCCGCGAGACGGACCTCTTGGACCCAGTCAATCTGGTGAGTGTCGTCCATGCAATTTGTCTTTCGGGTGGCAGTGCATACGGTTTAGATGCTGCAACAGGTGTCATGCAGTATTTGGAGGAACAAGGCATCGGACTGGATGTTGGCTATGGCGTCGTTCCTATCGTTCCAGCAGCCGTCTTGTTCGACCAGGCTGTAGGCGACTATCGGGTTCGTCCGGATCGTCAAATGGGCTATGAGGCAGCACAGGCAGCAAGCCGTGAGACAATAGCACAAGGAAACGTCGGTGCTGGTACAGGTGCTTCAGTAGGAAAGCTGAATGGATTTGGGAACGCGATGAAGAGCGGGTTGGGCACAGCTTCCGTGATATTACCCAATGGACTCGTCATAGGCGCAATCGTCGCTGTAAATGCGGTCGGTCATGTCGTAGATCCGCAGTCAGGTACGATCATAGCCGGGCCGAGAGATGAACAGGGAACCATTCGGGATAGCATGGAGATAATGCGCCAGCAAGCTTTTGCTCCGATCCCTCCAGGTACGAACACGACAATTGCCGTAGTCGCGAGCAATGCCCGCTTGTCCAAAGCAGAAGCAAACAAAGTAGCGCAAATGGCTCACGACGGGCTTGCCCGTACGATCCGTCCGATTCACACCATGTACGATGGCGACACGATCTTTGCTGTTGCAACAGGCGAAGTAGAGACAAGTGTAGACTTGGTGGGCGCGTTGTCCGCAGATGTGCTGGCAGAAGCCGTCATCCAAGCGGTTAAGCACGCAGAAGAAGCAGGGGGACTGCCATCTTATCGCAGTTACTTCCAGGAATAG
- a CDS encoding ECF transporter S component produces the protein MEKGLTVRKIVIAGVLGAIAILLGVTRLGYIPVPTAAGNATIMHIPAVIGGIMEGWGVGMIIGLIFGVSSFLNATVPLFKDPLVAILPRLFIGVTAYLTYVGLKNVNQYLAIGAAGFIGAMTNTILVLGMAVIRGYMTLGVATTVAITNGLPEAIVSVIVTLAVVAAWKKLGSAGRQKSKISGDL, from the coding sequence ATGGAAAAAGGCTTGACCGTTCGCAAGATTGTCATTGCAGGCGTTCTGGGCGCGATAGCGATTTTGCTCGGGGTGACACGTCTCGGCTACATTCCGGTTCCGACAGCAGCGGGCAATGCCACTATTATGCACATCCCGGCTGTTATCGGGGGCATAATGGAGGGCTGGGGCGTTGGTATGATCATTGGCCTTATATTTGGAGTCTCTTCTTTCTTAAATGCCACCGTTCCGCTTTTTAAAGACCCTCTTGTCGCCATCCTGCCACGTTTGTTCATCGGTGTGACTGCTTACTTGACCTATGTTGGTTTGAAAAACGTCAATCAGTACTTGGCGATTGGTGCCGCTGGCTTTATTGGGGCGATGACAAACACGATCCTGGTATTGGGCATGGCCGTTATTCGAGGATACATGACGCTCGGTGTAGCGACAACAGTTGCAATCACGAACGGCTTGCCAGAAGCAATTGTTTCGGTCATTGTTACGTTGGCTGTCGTTGCAGCTTGGAAGAAATTAGGATCAGCGGGCAGGCAAAAATCTAAAATTTCAGGAGACTTATAA
- a CDS encoding energy-coupling factor transporter transmembrane protein EcfT — protein MSAEFELTRNITIGQYLPTASVVHRLDPRFKLGAFVILILAIAICDTYVGNLFALAICIGMFQISKIPLHYGISGIKPAIPFIIILAIMQLLFYGEVVNGGTVYLKYGFITITSESVRLVIVSAMRFVEVIFLSSVLTLSTSTTELTHGMERLLGPLEKVKFPVHAFALIITIAVRFVPTFAMEMEKMMKAQASRGADFGTGEWWRIIQRTKDMFPIIIPLFNVALSRAEDLILAMEARCYTPGAARTRYTQYKAVGKDYVALIVSIVISAVMLAIPW, from the coding sequence ATGTCAGCAGAATTTGAATTGACGCGTAATATTACCATCGGTCAATATTTACCCACTGCTTCGGTCGTTCATCGTCTCGATCCTCGTTTCAAGCTTGGGGCTTTCGTCATCCTCATCTTAGCGATTGCCATCTGCGATACATACGTGGGTAACCTGTTTGCTTTAGCCATTTGTATCGGGATGTTTCAAATCTCGAAAATCCCCCTTCATTACGGCATATCCGGGATTAAGCCCGCTATTCCCTTTATCATTATTTTGGCGATCATGCAGTTGCTTTTTTACGGGGAGGTTGTCAATGGCGGAACCGTTTATTTGAAATACGGCTTCATCACGATCACGAGTGAGAGTGTACGCCTCGTCATTGTGTCTGCCATGCGCTTTGTAGAAGTGATTTTCTTATCGAGTGTCCTCACGCTCAGTACTTCTACGACGGAACTCACGCACGGAATGGAGCGACTGCTGGGGCCTTTGGAAAAAGTAAAGTTTCCGGTTCATGCGTTTGCATTGATCATCACGATTGCTGTGCGTTTTGTACCTACCTTCGCGATGGAAATGGAAAAGATGATGAAAGCACAAGCATCCCGTGGTGCAGATTTCGGTACAGGGGAATGGTGGAGGATCATCCAGAGAACAAAAGACATGTTTCCCATCATCATCCCGTTGTTTAATGTGGCGCTCTCCAGAGCGGAAGATTTGATCTTAGCAATGGAAGCCAGATGCTACACACCAGGTGCTGCACGGACCAGATACACCCAATACAAGGCGGTAGGCAAAGATTACGTCGCGCTAATCGTGAGCATAGTCATTTCTGCCGTCATGCTCGCCATACCTTGGTAA